In Pirellula sp. SH-Sr6A, the DNA window CGCTGGTATTCTATTTCCGCGCGTGCAACCGAAACCCTCCAAACACGCGAATGCACCCAGGTCGTCACTTCTTCCTCACCAAATCTCGATTCCCTCGCCTCAACCCTTCTTCGAGACGTGATGGTCCGCGAAGACAACTCATGCGAATCGAATTCGAAACGTCCACCAGGTTCGTCAAATCTCACCTGACGATCGCAGAACGCAGAATCGCTCAAGTGCTCTTTGAGGGACAAAGGAAATAGTCGAGAACGATGGTTCGTCACGGGTACCTAGTGCCCCTGGCCCTCATGGGCGCGTGGAGTTCGATTTTCTCACGCAGGGTGTGCTGTTCAAGGTTATGCGTCCCGTGGATAATAGGGGGCAGATGAATAATTTGCTTGCATCGATGAAAACGTCAGCGCAGAAGGCCCTTCGGGAGGTACTTTGGACATCGCACAATTGCGCTACTTCTTAAAAGTAGCAGAACTCGGTAGTTTCACCCGCGCCAGCGAGGAGCTTGGGGTATCGCAACCCGCTCTTAGCCGGTCGATTGCCAAGATCGAAGAAATGTTGGGACAGCCTGTCTTTGAGCGGCAGACGCGATGCGTCGTGTTGACCGATGCTGGCAAAGTGCTTCAGCAACGCGCTTTCCAGATTGTGCAACTGCTCGATGAGATCCCTCGTGAAATCTGTGACGATGGAAAGACAGGGAATATCCGCATCGGTGCAATCCCCACCATCGCCCCCTACTGCTTGCCTCCGATTTTGAGAAAAGCTCGCGAAACCTTCCCTGACGCCACTTGGAATATTCGGGAAGATGTCACCGATCGATTGCTCCAAGCTTGCAATTCGGGGGAACTTGATTTGGTTATCGCAGCCCTCCCCGTTGAACTGGGGTATCTCGATTCCAAAACAGTGCACGAGGAAGAGCTCCTCGTCGCCCTTCCGGCTCATCATCCCCTCGCGGGCAAGCCTGAACTCAAACCACAAGATCTTTCGGGCGAACCCCTGATCATGCTCGGAGAAGGGCATTGCCTTTCCGACCAAATCGATGCCTATTGCCGCAGACGATCCATTCAGTCTGTCCATCTTGATCGAACAGCGCAAATGGCCACGGTCTTGGAACTGGTCGCGGCTGGACAGGGCCTTTCATTCGTCCCACATATGGCCTGTAGTACCACCAAAAAAATCTTGTATCGATCGATGGCTGCACCGGTACCCAAGCGCAAGATCGCAGTGATCTGGAATGCCTATCGATTCGAAAGCAAATTACAACGGGGCGTCCGCACCCTGCTTGAGCATTTCGACTGGAACCTCGTCGGAACTTGCTCCTCGCCACCAAGACTGCGATAACTTATACGTCTTACTAAGCACCCTCTCCACGGAGTTTCCTTGTTCCCATGCAGCAGCACGCATATATCTCGCGCGTTGAGAATCTCCTCGACCCCAACCAAAACATCCTTCTCAACATGGACTATTCCGAAGCCCATCGAAGGGTTGCTTCGGGAGACCCCGCATTGGTGGGCGAGATCGATGGCCAATTCGCCATTCTGGCTCAAGAGGGGAAGAGGATTCGGATGGCTCGCTCTATCGGTCGACCGATGCGGTACTTCCTCGCGAAGAAGGCGGAGGGCCCCTGTTTGATCGTCGCCGAAAAAATGTCTACCCTCCGACAAAAGTTGACAGAGATGGGACTTGAGGATCAGTTCCATCCCTCTTACACGCGAATGGTCCCAGCGCACTATTTGATGCAATTGGAATTGATCGGATGCCCTGACCCCAATCCGCAATATGACCGCTATTTTACTCCGGATCGAAACAAACTGCCTAGCGACGTCGAGTGGATTGGAACTCAATACATCGAACGCTTGCGTGACGAATGCGACCGATGGCTCGACCGAACCCCTAAGCGTGCGCCGATCGGTGTACTCTTTTCTGGTGGAGTCGATTCCGGCGCCGTGCTCCTCACGCTGTATCACTTGCTGTTAAAGCGAGGAGAGTCGCCATCCCGCTTGAAAGCATTCACGCTTCGAATCGATGGCCACTCCTCCGATGCAGACCAATCCCACGAATTCGTTCGAGCGTGTGGCATCGAGGAACTTTGGGAAGTCATCGACCAATCGAGCGAATCTCTCAACGTTCGTGAGACCATTCAAGTCATGGAGGATTACAAGCCTCTGGATGTGCAAAGCGGTACCATGGCAATGGCGCTCTGCCGCGGAATTCGCCAGCGCTATCCCGATTGGAAATATCTCGTCGACGGCGATGGCGGTGACGAAAATCTCAAAGACTATCCCATCGAAGAGAACCCCGAGCTCACCATTCGGAGCGTGCTGAACAATTTGATGCTCTATCAGGAAGGATGGGGTGTTCACGCGATCAAACATTCACTCGTTTACAGCGGGGGCCAAAGTCGCGGGCACATCCGTACCTGGGCACCTGCCGAGCACTTCGGCTTTGAAGGCTTCAGTCCCTTTGCATTGCCTCGTGTAATCGAAGTCGCCGAAGGAATTCCCTTCATCGATTTAACGCAGTGGAACCATGAGAAACTATACGATCTCAAAGGGGCAATCGTTCGGAGCGGCATCAAAGCACTCACGGGTATAGACATGCCTTCCTTCCCAAAGAAGCGATTCCAACACGGGGCGATTGAGAAATCCCGATTCCAAGCCTTGTTTCCGAAAAGCGAAATGGAATATCGGAAGATATTCCTGTCGTTATGGAGTTGAGCGAAAAGGAGCAATCGATCTTAACCCGCGCAACGCGTGCCGAGATCGTCCGTTCGCGCGGCCCCAAGCCCTCGCTCTCGCCACGCGAACCAACAGAGGTCTTCGTGCAACGAGAACCCGCCCGTCGCGGAGAGGTCGTTGAGGTCGCGACTCTCTTCTTGACCGGAGCGGAGTGCCCCTTTGCCTGTTCGATGTGCGATCTTTGGAAGCATACCTTGGACACGGCCACCAAGCCGGGTGATTTGATTGCTCAAGTCGAAGTGGGCCTCGCAAGTCTCCCGCCAACTCCTTGGATCAAGCTCTACAACGCCAGCAACTTCTTCGATCCACGAGCGGTCCCGGATGCGGACCGGCTCGAAATTGGACGTAGAGTCGCGTCGTTGGATCGTGTGATTGTCGAGAACCATCCCCGGTTGCTGGACCGCGAACGCGTGTTGAGATTCCGAGATCGATTGCAGGGAAAACTGGAGATCGCGATGGGGCTCGAAACGGTCCATCCTTTCGCCATGCAGGTCTTGAACAAACAGATGCACCCTAGAGATCTGGAGTGCGCGATGGGGTGGCTCCAAGAAGAGGGGATCGATGGTCGGGCCTTCGTACTGCTTCAACCGCCTGGCGTATCCCCTGACGAGGCGATCGCATCGTTGATCGAAACCGTCCAGTTTGCAGCAAATGCCGGGGTGCGTCATATCTCTGTAATCCCGACCCGGAGGGGAAACCCATGGCTGGATCGATTGATAGTTGACGGACTATATCAATTGCCAACACTCGAAGCGCTCGAGATTTCGCTTCAACGCTGTTTGGAACAGTTCCCAGAACAGGTCATCGTTGCCGACACATGGGATTGGTCCTCTATTCCAGGTCAGTGCGGACAATGTTCGGAAACTCGACTCCGGCGAATGGAACAGGTGAACTTGGATCAAAATTGGTGTGAACTGGATGAGGTTATTGCATGTCGATGCACCGAAGTGATGTCTTGATAGTCGGATCCAGCTTTACCGGATCGATTTTGGGATGGATTTTGGCGAAGCAGGGATTGGCGGTGACGATCATCGACAAGCAGTCCCATCCTAGATTCGCTGTGGGGGAGTCCACGACACCTACTGCCGATTTTCTCCTCGCCCATCTAGCGGATCGCTGGGGATTGAAGGAGTTGCGGCCCTTGGCGGCTTGGGGAGATTGGCAACGAGCCTACCCTCGGTTGCGATGCGGAAAGAAACGGGGCTTTGCCTATTACCAACATCGATCGGGAGAGCCACACCGCGACGATGCAGATCACTCGAGCTCCTACTTGGTCGCCGCGTCGGCCAAAGACGTTTGGAGCGACACGCAATGGTTGCGGAGCGATGTCGATCACTTCTTGGCACAGCAAGCCGCCGAGGCAGGTTGTTCTCTCCTAGAAGGGTGCGATGTGCGGGATGTTGAACAAGATTCCGATGCAGTGGGAAGGTTGGAATATCGATGGAAGGTGACGATAGCACCGAACTCGAGCCATGGAACCGATCGAACGCATCATCGCAGTCGGTTCTTGGTCGATGCGAGCGGCGGCGGAGGTTTTTCAGCCAAATGGCTTGGCAATCGCGACAATTCGGATCGCATGCGGACGAAAACCGGTGCCCTTTGGGGTCATTTCCGAAATGTCGGATCGATGCGGGAACACTCGAGCTCGTTCGCCAACGATGTTAAAGATTACTTCGATCCAGACGATTCGGCGCAGCACCATGTTCTGGAAGATGGCTGGTTTTGGATGCTGCGGTTTCACCATGGAGTCACCAGTGTCGGCTTAGTACTCCCCACCGAGTCATGGCAAGCAGACGGGACTCCCTGTCTCGACACGACTCAACGTCGGAAAGTATGGCAGCGAGCCTGCGAACGTTATCCGACCATCGAGGCGATGATGGCGTCGTCTGTTTGGGACGCACCAGAAGGTGGACTGCAATTCGCGCCCAGGCTCAGCCGGCGTATGCAGAAAGCGTGTGGGCCTGGTTGGGTTGCGATACCCACGTCCTTTGGGTTTATCGATCCTTTGCACAGCACGGGAATAGCGCACGGCCTGAGCGGAGTAATGCGAGTGGCGGAGCGGCTCGCACGCAAGGAATTTACGATGGATGCGGGATGGATTGACTACGATTCCCAACTTCAAAACGAGATCGATTGGATCGATTCGCTGGTCGCTCTGTCCTATGCGGGACTCCCGGGCTTCCGTCGATTCGGGGCGCTCGCCAGC includes these proteins:
- a CDS encoding asparagine synthase-related protein → MQQHAYISRVENLLDPNQNILLNMDYSEAHRRVASGDPALVGEIDGQFAILAQEGKRIRMARSIGRPMRYFLAKKAEGPCLIVAEKMSTLRQKLTEMGLEDQFHPSYTRMVPAHYLMQLELIGCPDPNPQYDRYFTPDRNKLPSDVEWIGTQYIERLRDECDRWLDRTPKRAPIGVLFSGGVDSGAVLLTLYHLLLKRGESPSRLKAFTLRIDGHSSDADQSHEFVRACGIEELWEVIDQSSESLNVRETIQVMEDYKPLDVQSGTMAMALCRGIRQRYPDWKYLVDGDGGDENLKDYPIEENPELTIRSVLNNLMLYQEGWGVHAIKHSLVYSGGQSRGHIRTWAPAEHFGFEGFSPFALPRVIEVAEGIPFIDLTQWNHEKLYDLKGAIVRSGIKALTGIDMPSFPKKRFQHGAIEKSRFQALFPKSEMEYRKIFLSLWS
- a CDS encoding NAD(P)/FAD-dependent oxidoreductase, coding for MSMHRSDVLIVGSSFTGSILGWILAKQGLAVTIIDKQSHPRFAVGESTTPTADFLLAHLADRWGLKELRPLAAWGDWQRAYPRLRCGKKRGFAYYQHRSGEPHRDDADHSSSYLVAASAKDVWSDTQWLRSDVDHFLAQQAAEAGCSLLEGCDVRDVEQDSDAVGRLEYRWKVTIAPNSSHGTDRTHHRSRFLVDASGGGGFSAKWLGNRDNSDRMRTKTGALWGHFRNVGSMREHSSSFANDVKDYFDPDDSAQHHVLEDGWFWMLRFHHGVTSVGLVLPTESWQADGTPCLDTTQRRKVWQRACERYPTIEAMMASSVWDAPEGGLQFAPRLSRRMQKACGPGWVAIPTSFGFIDPLHSTGIAHGLSGVMRVAERLARKEFTMDAGWIDYDSQLQNEIDWIDSLVALSYAGLPGFRRFGALASFYFIAAIAFEQQLVRSPDDWPDGYMMSGCRAMREPAERLYGQLKAGALEDEESLIAAVRRAIQPWNQVGLLDPTKGNRIAHTAPPKYLLG
- a CDS encoding LysR family transcriptional regulator, whose translation is MDIAQLRYFLKVAELGSFTRASEELGVSQPALSRSIAKIEEMLGQPVFERQTRCVVLTDAGKVLQQRAFQIVQLLDEIPREICDDGKTGNIRIGAIPTIAPYCLPPILRKARETFPDATWNIREDVTDRLLQACNSGELDLVIAALPVELGYLDSKTVHEEELLVALPAHHPLAGKPELKPQDLSGEPLIMLGEGHCLSDQIDAYCRRRSIQSVHLDRTAQMATVLELVAAGQGLSFVPHMACSTTKKILYRSMAAPVPKRKIAVIWNAYRFESKLQRGVRTLLEHFDWNLVGTCSSPPRLR
- a CDS encoding radical SAM protein — encoded protein: MELSEKEQSILTRATRAEIVRSRGPKPSLSPREPTEVFVQREPARRGEVVEVATLFLTGAECPFACSMCDLWKHTLDTATKPGDLIAQVEVGLASLPPTPWIKLYNASNFFDPRAVPDADRLEIGRRVASLDRVIVENHPRLLDRERVLRFRDRLQGKLEIAMGLETVHPFAMQVLNKQMHPRDLECAMGWLQEEGIDGRAFVLLQPPGVSPDEAIASLIETVQFAANAGVRHISVIPTRRGNPWLDRLIVDGLYQLPTLEALEISLQRCLEQFPEQVIVADTWDWSSIPGQCGQCSETRLRRMEQVNLDQNWCELDEVIACRCTEVMS